From the genome of Flavobacterium luteolum, one region includes:
- a CDS encoding porin, with protein MNKSLLIRILFIITPFFLHAQDNVSQGTDKKENEEVKYPQFQLKGLLQARYLESFGDNVDVLGNQHSTGDVTQSSFDIKRMRVGLNTKLSETTEIVILVNLADFKSDTKGKVLENAYGKYTFNKYIALTGGQFRPAFGIEELVPVDIIKSFDFSNQYYEFGKNGWTSFQIGASATGAFDIGKIPVNYAVSVLNGNGKNQEMDKDNGKQFSSRWVFGLSKEHKINLGLNGGFGKVFKEDVFAIGADITSDFKLTDKFSFDLQIEYKQGTNHNLYYSLPVTGRTDNVADYQMRGIYFLPNLRYVVDYKKLTALELSCRYETFDPSYKINSNVRTTYTPMVSLEFGKSYTGRIEMGFQIDRFDKSIPDTLNYNNDLFLIQLQLRI; from the coding sequence ATGAATAAAAGTCTACTCATACGAATTCTTTTTATTATAACCCCATTTTTTTTACATGCCCAAGATAATGTCAGTCAAGGAACTGATAAAAAAGAAAATGAAGAAGTAAAATATCCGCAGTTTCAATTAAAAGGACTTCTCCAAGCCAGATATTTGGAAAGTTTTGGCGATAATGTGGATGTTTTAGGAAATCAGCACTCAACTGGAGATGTAACCCAAAGTTCTTTTGATATAAAAAGAATGCGTGTTGGGCTAAATACCAAATTAAGCGAAACAACAGAAATTGTAATTCTGGTCAATCTAGCAGATTTTAAATCGGATACAAAAGGGAAAGTTCTTGAGAATGCCTACGGGAAATATACTTTTAATAAATATATTGCTTTAACAGGAGGGCAATTTCGCCCTGCTTTTGGTATTGAGGAGCTTGTTCCTGTAGATATTATTAAATCTTTCGATTTTTCGAATCAGTATTATGAATTCGGAAAAAATGGATGGACAAGTTTCCAAATTGGTGCATCAGCAACAGGAGCTTTTGATATTGGGAAAATTCCTGTGAATTACGCTGTTTCAGTTTTAAACGGAAACGGAAAAAATCAAGAAATGGATAAAGACAACGGAAAACAATTTTCTTCTAGATGGGTTTTTGGTTTGTCAAAAGAACATAAAATAAATCTTGGTTTAAACGGCGGTTTCGGAAAAGTTTTTAAAGAAGATGTTTTTGCAATCGGCGCAGATATTACAAGCGATTTTAAGCTGACGGATAAATTTAGTTTTGATTTACAGATAGAATACAAGCAGGGAACAAATCATAATTTGTACTATTCGCTTCCAGTTACTGGCAGAACAGATAATGTTGCCGATTATCAGATGAGAGGAATTTATTTTCTTCCGAATTTGAGATATGTAGTAGATTATAAAAAGCTTACAGCACTTGAATTGTCTTGTCGTTACGAAACTTTCGATCCAAGTTATAAAATCAATTCAAACGTACGCACCACTTATACGCCAATGGTTAGTTTAGAATTCGGAAAATCGTATACAGGCCGTATTGAAATGGGATTTCAAATTGACAGATTTGATAAAAGTATTCCAGATACATTGAACTATAATAATGATTTGTTTTTGATTCAGTTGCAGCTCAGAATTTAA